A part of Sinorhizobium chiapasense genomic DNA contains:
- a CDS encoding globin-coupled sensor protein: MKQDASSEQARRGQAGSLLERLRFAGLDEDGCALLRHHRQALSPRINLALRDLFQRFQTYPEAARHFDSDRQLDRLHDLQSSHWNVLTDARFDGLYAERVKVLADTEGRMGLDPRWQVASHAVVLEHLLTGLIEDAWPNPLLSFGKARKKELCNLVAALVRTTFVDTEIAVSLRFNALRQQHQRQLAEQRRDDETEVSDLFANFLQALGDGDLAARLPEDASDAYQPIVARLNASLDQIQAALQSADERSTAAEAMVSQLQARAAEFSGKAGSEAEALSRQAAALGGMTGRIQAGSARIGETEAKANETRIAVERSGEIAGQAISAMADIEASAEKIGQIIGVIDEIAFQTNLLALNAGIEAARAGESGRGFAVVAQEVRALAQRSGEAAREIKQLVTGTKAQVEAGVEMVGRTQDAISSIVEQVISINAAVSGIARDAEGQVSDLRTATSEIGGISQAMQQSAALAENAARSSDDLHGVIEELGRTIRRFRHERHQAGRAAATRNPALSRAAQRAPAQASDDDAIALFDDGAVTGRNVAGRHH, translated from the coding sequence GTGAAGCAGGACGCGTCGTCAGAACAGGCAAGAAGGGGCCAAGCGGGAAGCTTGCTTGAGCGTCTGCGTTTTGCCGGGCTCGACGAAGACGGCTGCGCGCTCCTGCGCCACCATCGCCAGGCCCTTTCGCCGCGCATCAACCTTGCGCTTCGGGATCTCTTCCAAAGGTTTCAGACCTACCCGGAGGCCGCCCGCCACTTCGACAGTGACCGCCAGCTCGATCGTCTGCACGATCTGCAGTCGTCGCATTGGAACGTGCTGACCGATGCCCGTTTCGACGGGCTTTATGCGGAGCGCGTGAAAGTGCTTGCCGATACGGAGGGCCGCATGGGGCTCGACCCCCGCTGGCAAGTCGCAAGTCATGCGGTGGTGCTGGAACATTTGCTCACCGGTCTCATCGAGGACGCGTGGCCCAACCCACTGCTTTCCTTCGGCAAGGCGCGCAAGAAGGAACTCTGCAACCTCGTTGCCGCGCTCGTGCGCACCACCTTCGTCGACACGGAGATTGCGGTGTCGCTGCGGTTCAATGCGCTCAGGCAGCAGCATCAGCGGCAACTCGCCGAGCAGCGCAGGGACGACGAGACCGAAGTCAGCGACCTTTTCGCAAACTTTCTGCAGGCTCTCGGTGACGGCGATCTTGCTGCCCGGCTGCCCGAGGACGCTTCAGACGCGTATCAACCGATCGTCGCACGCCTCAATGCTTCCCTGGATCAGATTCAGGCGGCGCTGCAATCCGCGGACGAGCGCAGCACAGCGGCAGAAGCGATGGTCTCGCAGCTGCAGGCCCGCGCGGCGGAATTTTCCGGCAAGGCCGGAAGCGAAGCGGAGGCGCTTTCGCGTCAGGCGGCAGCGCTCGGCGGCATGACCGGACGCATCCAAGCGGGATCGGCGCGCATCGGCGAAACCGAGGCGAAAGCGAACGAGACGCGCATTGCCGTCGAGCGGAGCGGTGAGATTGCCGGCCAGGCGATTTCGGCGATGGCCGACATCGAGGCGTCTGCCGAAAAGATCGGTCAGATCATCGGTGTGATCGACGAGATTGCCTTCCAGACCAATCTTCTGGCTCTCAACGCCGGCATCGAGGCGGCGCGCGCCGGCGAGAGCGGCCGCGGCTTCGCGGTGGTCGCACAAGAGGTCCGCGCACTTGCCCAGCGCTCCGGCGAGGCGGCGCGGGAGATCAAGCAGCTTGTTACCGGAACCAAGGCCCAGGTCGAGGCCGGCGTCGAAATGGTCGGCCGAACCCAGGATGCGATCAGCAGCATCGTCGAGCAGGTGATTTCCATCAACGCGGCCGTTTCGGGCATCGCCCGCGATGCCGAAGGCCAGGTGAGCGACCTTCGTACCGCCACCTCTGAAATCGGCGGCATCTCGCAAGCGATGCAGCAAAGTGCGGCATTGGCGGAAAACGCGGCGAGATCGTCGGACGACCTTCATGGGGTCATTGAGGAACTCGGCCGGACGATCCGCAGGTTCCGTCACGAACGGCATCAGGCGGGACGTGCCGCGGCGACCCGCAACCCGGCGCTCTCGCGCGCAGCGCAGCGCGCGCCGGCACAGGCGAGCGACGACGACGCGATCGCTCTGTTCGACGATGGTGCTGTCACGGGACGAAACGTTGCGGGACGGCACCACTAG
- a CDS encoding STAS domain-containing protein: MASKKTAQKTLRLAPVLDLNEATALHEKLLALKGSAVAIDASAVERIGALCVQVLIAGAKSWEEQQLSFTFAKVSDAFVKTTQLIGVDIDPLMAKEI, from the coding sequence ATGGCCAGCAAGAAGACAGCTCAGAAGACGCTCAGGCTCGCTCCTGTGCTCGATCTGAACGAGGCGACGGCGCTGCATGAAAAGCTGCTGGCGCTGAAAGGCAGCGCAGTCGCTATCGATGCCTCCGCTGTCGAGCGGATCGGTGCGCTCTGCGTTCAGGTGCTGATCGCCGGCGCAAAAAGTTGGGAAGAACAGCAGCTGTCTTTCACCTTTGCAAAGGTGTCGGACGCCTTCGTTAAAACGACACAGCTCATCGGCGTGGACATCGATCCCCTGATGGCAAAGGAGATTTGA
- a CDS encoding response regulator has product MKKRVLTVDDSRTIRNMLLVTLNNAGFETIQAEDGVEGLEVLEEANPDVIVTDINMPRLDGFGFIEGVRKNDRYRAVPILVLTTESDAEKKNRARQAGATGWIVKPFDPTKLIDAIERVTA; this is encoded by the coding sequence ATGAAGAAGAGAGTTCTGACTGTCGACGACTCCCGGACGATCCGGAACATGCTTCTCGTCACGCTCAACAATGCCGGATTCGAAACGATCCAGGCGGAGGACGGCGTCGAAGGTCTCGAGGTCCTCGAGGAAGCCAATCCGGACGTCATCGTCACGGACATCAACATGCCGCGCCTCGACGGCTTCGGTTTCATCGAGGGCGTGCGCAAGAACGACCGCTACCGCGCCGTGCCGATCCTCGTACTGACCACGGAGAGCGATGCTGAAAAGAAGAACCGCGCACGGCAGGCAGGTGCCACCGGCTGGATCGTCAAACCGTTCGACCCGACCAAGCTGATCGACGCAATCGAGCGCGTAACGGCCTGA